One Aquarana catesbeiana isolate 2022-GZ linkage group LG06, ASM4218655v1, whole genome shotgun sequence genomic region harbors:
- the LOC141147421 gene encoding taste receptor type 2 member 8-like yields MRRISEDYFHNSNLKCIFCLLSLNVSRHLCPEITPNLNMMHLELSILISSVLGLGLAIPSNTCIVMGNLDIIRKKGKLSPTDVIFLAKGIVNILLQCVLSLHGMFFVFSPAILSIIQVYVFVCTSVYFLTYYSFWLTAWLSVHYCTTITNLSYGFFIWLKRIVSNFLREVLFLTALGMFIVNLLWFWVVYEESPLQSPENITEDYVLVSLSYVVPANIVGVILPFCLSLLCLVLTFSFLLRHIRRVKNNDSGSTRPNLQAHVTALRTIFFLLLMFTFYCMSQVLLFLPNSSLVIIIWELRLLSPSVEAAVIFQASNKLRRIILRRFWTRSWRNTET; encoded by the coding sequence ATGAGACGGATCTCTGAAGACTATTTCCATAATTCCAACCTCAAATGTATCTTCTGTCTGCTATCACTGAACGTGTCTCGTCATCTCTGTCCGGAGATTACACCAAATCTCAACATGATGCACCTGGAATTATCTATTTTGATTTCTTCAGTCCTGGGACTCGGCTTGGCAATCCCTTCTAACACTTGTATTGTGATGGGTAACCTGGACATCATCAGAAAGAAAGGGAAGTTGAGTCCCACCGATGTGATCTTTCTGGCTAAGGGGATTGTGAATATTCTCCTCCAGTGTGTGCTGAGCCTACATGGAATGTTCTTTGTCTTTTCTCCTGCAATCTTATCTATTATACAAGTATATGTGTTTGTCTGTACATCAGTTTACTTCCTGACATATTACAGTTTCTGGTTGACCGCCTGGCTCTCGGTTCATTACTGTACCACCATCACCAATCTCAGCTATGGGTTCTTCATCTGGTTAAAGAGAATTGTGTCCAATTTCCTGAGAGAAGTTCTCTTCCTGACTGCACTTGGGATGTTCATTGTGAATCTCTTGTGGTTCTGGGTTGTGTATGAAGAAAGTCCTCTCCAGTCTCCTGAGAACATTACAGAAGACTATGTTCTTGTCAGCCTATCCTATGTTGTGCCTGCAAACATCGTAGGTGTTATTCTGCCATTCTGCCTTAGTCTTCTGTGCCTGGTCCTCACTTTCTCCTTTCTGCTCAGACACATCAGGAGGGTGAAGAATAATGACTCTGGATCAACACGTCCAAATCTTCAGGCTCATGTCACTGCACTGAGGACAATCTTCTTCTTACTTCTCATGTTTACATTCTACTGCATGTCTCAGGTGCTTCTGTTTCTTCCAAATTCCTCACTGGTTATAATCATTTGGGAATTACGATTATTATCTCCATCGGTGGAGGCTGCCGTCATCTTCCAGGCCAGCAACAAGCTGAGAAGGATCATTTTGAGAAGGTTCTGGACCAGAAGCTGGAGGAACACAGAGACTTAA